A genome region from Cucumis sativus cultivar 9930 chromosome 4, Cucumber_9930_V3, whole genome shotgun sequence includes the following:
- the LOC101203625 gene encoding pentatricopeptide repeat-containing protein At5g39350: protein MNKPSQALSKSKSLIANVHRCDSLLCHYAATRSLNKTKILHGHTITSGLLHSPNFIHLPSHLAVSYAFCGCVPLARKLFDDLSDPSLFLWNAIIKMYVDKGFHFDALRVFDSMICSGKCWPDKYTFPLVIKACSVMSMLNVGVLIHGRALVSGFSSNMFVQNSLLAMYMNCGKVGLARQVFNVMLKRSVVSWNTMISGWFQNGRPEEALAVFNSMMDARVEPDSATIVSALPSCGHLKELELGIKVHKLVQKNHLQEKIEVRNALVDMYSRCGGMDEASLVFAETKEKDVITWTSMINGYIMNGNAKSALALCPAMQLDGVVPNAVTLASLLSACASLCCLKQGKSLHAWVMRKKLDSDVLVVTALIDMYAKCNAVSYSFQVFAKTSMKRTVPWNALLSGLIHNELAREAVGLFKSMLIEEVEANHATFNSVIPAYAILADLKQVMNLHSYLVRSGFISKIAVITGLIDMYSKCGSLDYAHKIFDEIPNKEKDIIVWSVLIAGYGMHGHGETAVLLFNQMVHSGMQPNEITFTSVLHACSHRGLVDDGLTLFKYMIENYPSSPLPNHYTCVVDLLGRAGRLDEAYDLIKSMPFQQNHSIWGALLGACLIHQNVELGEVAAERLFELEPESTGNYILLANIYAAVGRWKDAENVRHIMSKIGLRKTPAQSSVGVAVW, encoded by the coding sequence ATGAATAAACCATCGCAGGCTCTGTCCAAATCAAAGTCATTAATCGCCAATGTCCATCGTTGCGACTCACTGCTCTGCCATTATGCCGCCACTCGCTCCctcaacaaaactaaaattctcCATGGCCACACAATCACTTCTGGCCTTCTCCACTCCCCTAACTTCATCCATCTTCCATCACACCTCGCTGTTTCCTATGCGTTTTGTGGGTGCGTCCCACTTGCACGCAAGCTGTTCGATGATTTGTCTGACCCAAGTTTGTTTTTATGGAACGccataattaaaatgtatgtgGACAAGGGCTTTCATTTTGATGCACTTAGGGTGTTTGATTCAATGATTTGTTCGGGGAAGTGCTGGCCGGATAAGTATACATTCCCTTTGGTTATCAAAGCTTGTAGTGTTATGTCAATGCTTAATGTTGGAGTTTTGATTCATGGACGTGCTCTAGTATCTGGTTTTTCTTCAAACATGTTTGTGCAAAATTCCTTGCTAGCAATGTACATGAACTGCGGAAAAGTGGGGCTAGCGAGACAAGTTTTCAATGTAATGCTGAAGCGGAGTGTGGTTTCATGGAACACGATGATCAGTGGGTGGTTTCAAAATGGGCGGCCAGAGGAAGCTCTAGCGGTTTTTAACAGCATGATGGATGCAAGAGTTGAACCTGACTCTGCCACGATTGTGTCTGCATTGCCATCATGTGGTCACTTGAAGGAGTTGGAATTGGGAATTAAGGTTCATAAATTAGTGCAAAAGAACCATTTGCAAGAGAAGATTGAAGTAAGGAATGCACTTGTGGATATGTATTCAAGATGTGGTGGTATGGATGAGGCATCACTAGTTTTTGCGGAGACGAAAGAGAAGGATGTTATTACTTGGACTTCCATGATTAATGGCTATATCATGAATGGCAATGCCAAAAGTGCTTTGGCTCTTTGCCCGGCAATGCAGCTCGATGGAGTAGTGCCAAATGCAGTGACTTTAGCTTCTCTTCTCTCTGCCTGCGCGAGCTTGTGCTGTTTGAAGCAAGGGAAGAGCTTACATGCTTGGGTAATGAGAAAAAAACTTGACTCTGATGTACTCGTGGTTACTGCTCTGATAGACATGTATGCAAAATGTAATGCTGTGAGCTATAGTTTTCAAGTGTTTGCAAAGACATCTATGAAAAGAACTGTCCCTTGGAATGCACTTCTCTCAGGGCTCATTCATAATGAACTTGCAAGAGAAGCAGTGGGACTCTTTAAAAGTATGCTCATTGAAGAAGTAGAAGCAAACCATGCTACTTTCAATAGTGTCATCCCAGCTTATGCCATTCTAGCAGATTTGAAGCAAGTGATGAATTTACATTCCTACTTGGTGAGATCTGgctttatttcaaaaattgcAGTTATCACTGGTTTGATAGATATGTACTCAAAATGTGGAAGTTTAGACTATGCCCATAAGATTTTCGACGAAATTCCAAACAAAGAGAAGGACATTATTGTGTGGAGTGTTTTGATAGCTGGCTATGGAATGCATGGACATGGTGAGACTGCTGTTTTGCTTTTCAACCAGATGGTTCATTCTGGGATGCAACCAAATGAGATAACTTTCACTTCTGTTTTACATGCTTGCAGCCATAGAGGATTGGTAGATGATGGTTTGACATTGTTCAAGTATATGATCGAAAACTATCCGTCGAGTCCTCTCCCCAATCACTACACCTGTGTTGTCGATCTTCTTGGTCGTGCTGGTCGATTGGATGAAGCATATGATTTGATCAAGTCAATGCCATTCCAGCAGAACCATTCTATTTGGGGGGCTCTGCTTGGTGCTTGCTTGATACACCAGAATGTCGAACTAGGAGAGGTGGCAGCAGAGCGACTTTTCGAGCTTGAGCCTGAAAGTACGGGAAACTATATATTACTTGCAAATATTTATGCTGCGGTTGGAAGATGGAAAGATGCAGAGAATGTGAGGCATATAATGAGTAAAATAGGTCTAAGAAAGACGCCTGCACAAAGTTCAGTTGGTGTAGCTGTGTGgtaa